The following coding sequences lie in one Eptesicus fuscus isolate TK198812 chromosome 25, DD_ASM_mEF_20220401, whole genome shotgun sequence genomic window:
- the TLNRD1 gene encoding talin rod domain-containing protein 1 isoform X3: MASGSAGKPTGEAASPAPASAVGGGTSSQPRKRLVAVCDQCKGKMQLVADLLLLSSEARPVLFEGAAGAGAESFEQCRDTIIARTKGLSILTHDVQSQLNMGRFGEAGDSLLELGDLVVSLTECSAHAAYLAAVATPGAQPAQPGLVDRYRVTRCRHEVEQGCATLRATPLADMTPQLLLEVSQGLSRNLKFLTDACALASDKSRDRFAREQFKLGVKCMSTSASALLACVREVKAAPSELARGRCALFSGPLAQAVGALVGFATEPQFLGRAAALSAEGKAVQTAILGGAMSVVSACVLLTQCLRDLALHPDGGAKMSDHRERLRNSACAVSEGCNLLSQALRERSSPRTLPPVNSNSVN; this comes from the coding sequence ATGGCTAGCGGCAGCGCGGGGAAGCCCACCGGCGAGGCGGCTTCTCCGGCTCCCGCGAGCGCCGTCGGCGGCGGGACCAGCTCGCAGCCGCGGAAAAGGCTGGTGGCCGTGTGCGACCAGTGCAAGGGCAAGATGCAGCTGGTGGCCGACCTGCTCCTGCTGTCCAGCGAGGCCAGGCCTGTGCTCTTCGAGGGCGCGGCCGGCGCCGGCGCCGAGTCCTTCGAGCAGTGCCGGGACACCATCATCGCGCGCACCAAGGGGCTCTCCATCCTGACGCACGACGTGCAGAGCCAGCTGAACATGGGCCGCTTCGGCGAGGCGGGGGACAGCCTGCTGGAGCTGGGCGACCTGGTGGTGTCGCTGACCGAGTGCTCGGCCCACGCGGCCTACCTGGCGGCCGTGGCCACGCCGGGCGCCCAGCCCGCGCAGCCGGGGCTGGTGGACCGCTACCGGGTGACCCGCTGCCGCCACGAGGTGGAGCAGGGCTGCGCCACGCTGCGCGCCACGCCGCTGGCCGACATGACCCCCCAGCTGCTGCTGGAGGTGTCGCAGGGCCTGTCGCGCAACCTCAAGTTCCTGACGGACGCGTGCGCCCTGGCCAGCGACAAGTCCCGGGACCGCTTCGCGCGCGAGCAGTTCAAGCTGGGGGTCAAGTGCATGAGCACGAGCGCGTCGGCGCTGCTGGCCTGCGTGCGCGAGGTCAAGGCGGCGCCCAGCGAGCTGGCCCGCGGCCGGTGCGCCCTGTTCAGCGGGCCGCTGGCGCAGGCGGTGGGCGCGCTGGTGGGCTTCGCCACGGAGCCGCAGTTCCTGGGGCGCGCGGCCGCCCTGAGCGCCGAGGGCAAGGCGGTGCAGACGGCCATCCTGGGCGGCGCCATGAGCGTGGTGTCGGCCTGCGTGCTCCTGACCCAGTGCCTCAGGGATCTGGCGCTGCACCCCGACGGGGGCGCCAAGATGTCGGACCACAGGGAGAGGCTGAGGAACTCGGCCTGCGCCGTGTCTGAAGGCTGCAACCTGCTATCTCAGGCTTTACGGGAGAGGTCTTCGCCCAGGACTTTACCGCCAGTGAATTCCAATTCTGTGAATTAG
- the TLNRD1 gene encoding talin rod domain-containing protein 1 isoform X2, producing the protein MASGSAGKPTGEAASPAPASAVGGGTSSQPRKRLVAVCDQCKGKMQLVADLLLLSSEARPVLFEGAAGAGAESFEQCRDTIIARTKGLSILTHDVQSQLNMGRFGEAGDSLLELGDLVVSLTECSAHAAYLAAVATPGAQPAQPGLVDRYRVTRCRHEVEQGCATLRATPLADMTPQLLLEVSQGLSRNLKFLTDACALASDKSRDRFAREQFKLGVKCMSTSASALLACVREVKAAPSELARGRCALFSGPLAQAVGALVGFATEPQFLGRAAALSAEGKAVQTAILGGAMSVVSACVLLTQCLRDLALHPDGGAKMSDHRERLRNSACAVSEGCNLLSQALRERSSPRTLPPLDEAYPWCGRSLTLPRDLQTGCGGGGGGGRATVSVFYFLIYTIG; encoded by the exons ATGGCTAGCGGCAGCGCGGGGAAGCCCACCGGCGAGGCGGCTTCTCCGGCTCCCGCGAGCGCCGTCGGCGGCGGGACCAGCTCGCAGCCGCGGAAAAGGCTGGTGGCCGTGTGCGACCAGTGCAAGGGCAAGATGCAGCTGGTGGCCGACCTGCTCCTGCTGTCCAGCGAGGCCAGGCCTGTGCTCTTCGAGGGCGCGGCCGGCGCCGGCGCCGAGTCCTTCGAGCAGTGCCGGGACACCATCATCGCGCGCACCAAGGGGCTCTCCATCCTGACGCACGACGTGCAGAGCCAGCTGAACATGGGCCGCTTCGGCGAGGCGGGGGACAGCCTGCTGGAGCTGGGCGACCTGGTGGTGTCGCTGACCGAGTGCTCGGCCCACGCGGCCTACCTGGCGGCCGTGGCCACGCCGGGCGCCCAGCCCGCGCAGCCGGGGCTGGTGGACCGCTACCGGGTGACCCGCTGCCGCCACGAGGTGGAGCAGGGCTGCGCCACGCTGCGCGCCACGCCGCTGGCCGACATGACCCCCCAGCTGCTGCTGGAGGTGTCGCAGGGCCTGTCGCGCAACCTCAAGTTCCTGACGGACGCGTGCGCCCTGGCCAGCGACAAGTCCCGGGACCGCTTCGCGCGCGAGCAGTTCAAGCTGGGGGTCAAGTGCATGAGCACGAGCGCGTCGGCGCTGCTGGCCTGCGTGCGCGAGGTCAAGGCGGCGCCCAGCGAGCTGGCCCGCGGCCGGTGCGCCCTGTTCAGCGGGCCGCTGGCGCAGGCGGTGGGCGCGCTGGTGGGCTTCGCCACGGAGCCGCAGTTCCTGGGGCGCGCGGCCGCCCTGAGCGCCGAGGGCAAGGCGGTGCAGACGGCCATCCTGGGCGGCGCCATGAGCGTGGTGTCGGCCTGCGTGCTCCTGACCCAGTGCCTCAGGGATCTGGCGCTGCACCCCGACGGGGGCGCCAAGATGTCGGACCACAGGGAGAGGCTGAGGAACTCGGCCTGCGCCGTGTCTGAAGGCTGCAACCTGCTATCTCAGGCTTTACGGGAGAGGTCTTCGCCCAGGACTTTACCGCCA ttggATGAGGCGTATCCGTGGTGTGGAAGGAGTCTGACATTGCCACGTGATTTGCAAAcggggtgtgggggcgggggggggggtggaagagCTACTGTGAGTGTGTTTTATTTCCTGATTTACACTATAGGGtga
- the TLNRD1 gene encoding talin rod domain-containing protein 1 isoform X1 has translation MASGSAGKPTGEAASPAPASAVGGGTSSQPRKRLVAVCDQCKGKMQLVADLLLLSSEARPVLFEGAAGAGAESFEQCRDTIIARTKGLSILTHDVQSQLNMGRFGEAGDSLLELGDLVVSLTECSAHAAYLAAVATPGAQPAQPGLVDRYRVTRCRHEVEQGCATLRATPLADMTPQLLLEVSQGLSRNLKFLTDACALASDKSRDRFAREQFKLGVKCMSTSASALLACVREVKAAPSELARGRCALFSGPLAQAVGALVGFATEPQFLGRAAALSAEGKAVQTAILGGAMSVVSACVLLTQCLRDLALHPDGGAKMSDHRERLRNSACAVSEGCNLLSQALRERSSPRTLPPVNSNSLDEAYPWCGRSLTLPRDLQTGCGGGGGGGRATVSVFYFLIYTIG, from the exons ATGGCTAGCGGCAGCGCGGGGAAGCCCACCGGCGAGGCGGCTTCTCCGGCTCCCGCGAGCGCCGTCGGCGGCGGGACCAGCTCGCAGCCGCGGAAAAGGCTGGTGGCCGTGTGCGACCAGTGCAAGGGCAAGATGCAGCTGGTGGCCGACCTGCTCCTGCTGTCCAGCGAGGCCAGGCCTGTGCTCTTCGAGGGCGCGGCCGGCGCCGGCGCCGAGTCCTTCGAGCAGTGCCGGGACACCATCATCGCGCGCACCAAGGGGCTCTCCATCCTGACGCACGACGTGCAGAGCCAGCTGAACATGGGCCGCTTCGGCGAGGCGGGGGACAGCCTGCTGGAGCTGGGCGACCTGGTGGTGTCGCTGACCGAGTGCTCGGCCCACGCGGCCTACCTGGCGGCCGTGGCCACGCCGGGCGCCCAGCCCGCGCAGCCGGGGCTGGTGGACCGCTACCGGGTGACCCGCTGCCGCCACGAGGTGGAGCAGGGCTGCGCCACGCTGCGCGCCACGCCGCTGGCCGACATGACCCCCCAGCTGCTGCTGGAGGTGTCGCAGGGCCTGTCGCGCAACCTCAAGTTCCTGACGGACGCGTGCGCCCTGGCCAGCGACAAGTCCCGGGACCGCTTCGCGCGCGAGCAGTTCAAGCTGGGGGTCAAGTGCATGAGCACGAGCGCGTCGGCGCTGCTGGCCTGCGTGCGCGAGGTCAAGGCGGCGCCCAGCGAGCTGGCCCGCGGCCGGTGCGCCCTGTTCAGCGGGCCGCTGGCGCAGGCGGTGGGCGCGCTGGTGGGCTTCGCCACGGAGCCGCAGTTCCTGGGGCGCGCGGCCGCCCTGAGCGCCGAGGGCAAGGCGGTGCAGACGGCCATCCTGGGCGGCGCCATGAGCGTGGTGTCGGCCTGCGTGCTCCTGACCCAGTGCCTCAGGGATCTGGCGCTGCACCCCGACGGGGGCGCCAAGATGTCGGACCACAGGGAGAGGCTGAGGAACTCGGCCTGCGCCGTGTCTGAAGGCTGCAACCTGCTATCTCAGGCTTTACGGGAGAGGTCTTCGCCCAGGACTTTACCGCCAGTGAATTCCAATTCT ttggATGAGGCGTATCCGTGGTGTGGAAGGAGTCTGACATTGCCACGTGATTTGCAAAcggggtgtgggggcgggggggggggtggaagagCTACTGTGAGTGTGTTTTATTTCCTGATTTACACTATAGGGtga